Proteins encoded by one window of Chryseobacterium foetidum:
- a CDS encoding glycoside hydrolase family 97 protein, which translates to MKKMTTGALMLSMMFGIANAQSLKSPDGKFEMNFQLKNGVPFYNLKYEGKTVLEDSKLGLRLFKDTSIKFASEIAKPEDAKNDLNNGFTKTDEKRDSKNETWQPVLGEKKNYINHYNEFAVTLNQTSTDRNIIIKFRLFNEGLGFRYEFPQQKNLNYFVIREEDSEFDFPSDMKAWWMVADYDSQEYQYQETKISEIPARWPKAADANASQTLIKNAVQSPLMLKVEGKTPLYINVAEAAVLDYPASHLEVDAATFKLKTHLTADRQGAKGYMQTSATTPWRTVIVSPKAEVVMASKMLFNLNEPTKYTDTSYIHPTKYMGVWWEMIIGKSQWAYGQPESNVHLDKTDFTKLTPNGKHGANNTKVKEYIDFAAENGFEGLLIEGWNIGWEDWFGRSKEYVFDFQTPYPDFDIKMLNEYAHAKGIKLIMHHETSGSATNYERFADKAFQLMNKYGYDAVKTGYVGDVIPRGEHHYSQWMINHYYRIVEKANEYKVMVNSHESVRPTGESRTYPNYISAEAARGGEYDAFGGNNPDHHTILPFTRWMGGSMDYTPGIFQTKLDYYFPGDKRFVKTTLAKQLALYVTMYMPLQMAADLPENYKRHMDAFQFIKDVAADWDDTIILSAEPGEFVHTARKAKGTENWFVGGITDEKALDYTVDFSFLDKGIKYEATIYQDGKDADYINNPQSYHIYKKTITSKTKLPVHLVRSGGYAISIKPVK; encoded by the coding sequence ATGAAGAAAATGACAACAGGAGCGCTAATGCTCTCAATGATGTTTGGAATAGCCAATGCACAATCCTTAAAATCTCCCGACGGAAAATTTGAAATGAATTTTCAGCTCAAAAACGGAGTACCTTTTTACAATTTGAAATATGAAGGTAAAACGGTTCTGGAAGATTCAAAATTAGGATTGAGATTATTTAAAGATACCTCAATAAAATTCGCCTCAGAAATTGCAAAGCCGGAAGATGCTAAAAACGATTTGAACAACGGCTTTACAAAAACGGACGAAAAAAGAGACTCCAAAAACGAAACATGGCAACCGGTTTTAGGAGAGAAAAAAAATTATATCAACCACTACAACGAATTTGCGGTTACGCTAAACCAAACTTCAACAGACAGAAATATCATCATTAAATTCCGTCTTTTCAATGAAGGTTTGGGGTTCAGATATGAATTTCCACAACAGAAAAATCTGAACTATTTCGTGATTCGTGAGGAAGATTCAGAATTCGATTTCCCGTCAGATATGAAAGCATGGTGGATGGTCGCAGATTATGATTCTCAGGAATACCAGTATCAGGAAACCAAAATATCAGAAATTCCTGCGAGATGGCCAAAAGCTGCCGATGCCAACGCGTCACAGACTTTAATTAAAAATGCGGTACAGTCTCCATTAATGTTAAAAGTTGAGGGTAAAACTCCGTTGTACATCAACGTAGCTGAGGCTGCGGTTTTAGATTATCCTGCATCCCATTTGGAAGTTGATGCAGCCACTTTTAAATTAAAAACGCACCTTACCGCCGACAGACAGGGAGCAAAAGGATATATGCAGACCTCTGCAACAACGCCCTGGAGAACGGTTATCGTTTCGCCAAAAGCTGAAGTCGTGATGGCTTCCAAAATGCTGTTCAACCTGAACGAACCTACAAAATATACTGATACTTCCTATATTCACCCAACAAAATACATGGGCGTTTGGTGGGAAATGATCATTGGAAAATCACAGTGGGCATACGGTCAGCCGGAATCAAATGTTCATTTGGATAAAACAGATTTCACAAAGTTGACACCAAACGGAAAACACGGTGCCAACAACACAAAAGTAAAAGAATACATCGATTTCGCAGCTGAGAACGGTTTCGAAGGTCTTCTGATCGAAGGCTGGAATATTGGCTGGGAAGACTGGTTCGGCCGCTCAAAAGAATATGTATTTGATTTCCAGACTCCTTATCCGGATTTTGATATTAAAATGCTGAATGAATATGCTCACGCAAAAGGCATTAAACTGATCATGCATCACGAAACTTCAGGTTCGGCAACAAACTACGAAAGATTTGCAGACAAAGCCTTCCAGTTGATGAACAAATATGGGTATGATGCTGTGAAAACAGGTTATGTAGGCGATGTGATTCCACGTGGCGAGCACCATTATTCACAGTGGATGATCAACCACTATTACAGAATCGTGGAAAAAGCAAACGAGTACAAAGTGATGGTCAATTCTCACGAATCTGTACGTCCAACAGGGGAAAGCCGTACCTATCCAAACTACATTTCTGCGGAAGCAGCAAGAGGCGGTGAGTACGATGCATTTGGAGGTAACAATCCGGATCACCACACAATTCTTCCTTTTACAAGATGGATGGGCGGATCGATGGATTACACACCGGGAATTTTCCAGACCAAGCTCGATTATTATTTCCCTGGCGACAAACGTTTTGTGAAAACCACGTTGGCAAAACAGTTGGCTCTCTATGTTACGATGTACATGCCGCTTCAGATGGCTGCCGACCTTCCTGAAAACTACAAAAGACACATGGATGCTTTCCAGTTCATCAAAGACGTAGCTGCAGATTGGGACGACACCATTATTTTATCTGCCGAGCCGGGCGAATTTGTGCACACAGCAAGAAAAGCAAAAGGAACAGAAAACTGGTTCGTTGGGGGAATCACAGATGAAAAAGCTTTGGATTACACCGTAGATTTTTCTTTCCTAGACAAAGGCATAAAATATGAAGCAACCATTTATCAGGATGGCAAAGACGCCGATTACATCAACAATCCTCAGTCTTATCATATTTATAAAAAGACCATTACAAGCAAAACAAAACTGCCTGTGCATTTGGTAAGAAGCGGTGGTTACGCCATTTCTATCAAGCCGGTAAAATAA
- a CDS encoding bile acid:sodium symporter family protein, which produces MATLFSKQNIFLLLLITMVLMAKIIPFHESYNQYFNLSAFIDWGIAGIFLLYGLKLNLKEVAKDITNWKLHLLIQSATFLIFPFLVFIFYPFIKDSEYFNIWLSIFFLASLPSTVSSSVVMVSIAKGNVTSAIFNASVSGIIGIVMTPLLMSFFMHSDSSSDNNGEIFQQLLLKVLLPIILGIIFNPLLKKFVTKYSNIINEFDRLIILLIVYESFSTAFVENVFSSVPSTVFLVLAFSVVFLFFAVYYITQFLAKKMRFNPKDIITATFCGSKKSLVHGSLFLLVLGIPDEQKVLFLLPVMVYHSFQLFYVSWLANRIAKRMEISESKI; this is translated from the coding sequence ATGGCTACACTCTTCAGCAAACAGAATATTTTCCTTCTTCTGCTGATTACAATGGTCTTAATGGCGAAAATCATCCCTTTTCACGAATCTTACAATCAGTATTTCAATCTCTCAGCATTCATAGACTGGGGAATTGCAGGAATTTTCCTCCTCTACGGTTTAAAACTGAATTTAAAGGAAGTCGCAAAAGACATTACCAACTGGAAACTGCACCTGCTCATTCAGTCCGCTACATTTTTGATCTTTCCGTTTTTGGTTTTTATATTTTATCCGTTCATCAAAGATTCAGAATATTTCAATATCTGGCTTTCTATTTTCTTTCTGGCAAGTCTTCCGTCCACTGTTTCGTCATCGGTCGTAATGGTTTCAATAGCCAAAGGAAATGTAACTTCAGCAATTTTCAACGCATCTGTTTCCGGAATTATCGGAATTGTAATGACGCCTTTGCTGATGAGCTTTTTTATGCATTCAGATTCTTCTTCGGACAACAATGGTGAAATTTTTCAGCAGCTGTTATTAAAGGTTTTACTTCCAATCATTTTAGGAATTATCTTCAATCCATTATTGAAAAAATTCGTTACAAAATATTCAAATATCATCAATGAGTTTGACCGGTTGATCATTTTACTCATTGTCTACGAAAGTTTTTCTACAGCCTTCGTTGAGAATGTATTTTCGTCGGTTCCTTCAACGGTATTTTTAGTTTTAGCTTTTAGTGTCGTGTTTTTATTCTTCGCAGTCTATTACATCACCCAATTTTTAGCCAAAAAGATGAGGTTTAATCCTAAAGACATTATCACAGCGACGTTTTGTGGTTCCAAAAAATCACTGGTTCACGGCAGTTTGTTTTTACTTGTCCTCGGAATTCCCGATGAACAGAAGGTTTTATTCCTGCTTCCGGTGATGGTTTACCATAGCTTTCAGCTGTTTTATGTCAGCTGGCTCGCCAACAGGATTGCAAAACGCATGGAAATCTCAGAATCTAAAATTTAA
- a CDS encoding succinylglutamate desuccinylase/aspartoacylase family protein has translation MIKSVSKLTAILLIASFSVMKAQSIKEIVNTKGSFRKDMVFPIKNEIKETHIPVSIIKGKNKGPVFTIVAGIHGYEYPPIIAVQEVLNEIKPENINGTLIIIPIASVKSFQKRTPFVNPLDGKNLNNAFPGSKNGTPTDKIADFITKEIIANSDIFLDIHGGDASEDLLPFVCFYERNDTADQTALALNLSKASGMKNIVSYPYTLKPSDPSKYAFKEATQQGITALSIEAGKLGNVHKENVDLIKKSVYRMLSFSGNLTEKSSDKIGSEKQRFFNNQDYIRVPEDGIFYSMLKSGDEVKKNQILGYITDEFGNRKKEIISETDGVILYKVGTPPVNKGETLFCIGYFN, from the coding sequence ATGATAAAATCAGTTTCAAAACTAACCGCAATATTGTTGATTGCTTCATTTTCTGTAATGAAAGCCCAAAGCATAAAAGAAATTGTAAACACGAAAGGCTCCTTCAGAAAAGACATGGTTTTTCCAATTAAAAATGAAATCAAAGAAACACATATTCCCGTTTCGATTATTAAAGGCAAAAACAAAGGTCCTGTTTTTACCATTGTTGCAGGAATTCACGGCTATGAGTATCCGCCTATCATCGCGGTTCAGGAAGTGTTAAATGAAATCAAGCCTGAAAATATCAATGGAACTTTAATCATCATTCCCATCGCCAGTGTTAAATCTTTTCAGAAGAGAACACCTTTTGTCAATCCACTCGATGGTAAAAATTTAAACAACGCTTTTCCGGGCTCCAAAAACGGAACTCCGACCGATAAAATTGCGGATTTCATTACGAAAGAGATCATTGCCAACTCAGATATTTTTCTCGATATTCATGGAGGAGATGCCAGCGAAGATTTGCTTCCTTTTGTCTGTTTTTACGAAAGAAACGATACCGCAGACCAAACGGCTTTAGCTTTAAATTTATCCAAAGCTTCCGGAATGAAAAATATTGTTTCGTATCCCTACACTTTGAAACCTTCTGACCCATCGAAATACGCTTTCAAAGAAGCAACACAGCAGGGAATTACAGCTTTAAGTATTGAAGCAGGTAAACTCGGAAATGTGCATAAAGAAAATGTAGATTTAATTAAAAAATCTGTTTACAGAATGCTCAGTTTTTCCGGAAATTTAACTGAAAAATCTTCGGATAAAATAGGTTCAGAAAAACAAAGATTTTTCAACAATCAGGACTACATCCGCGTTCCCGAAGACGGAATTTTTTACAGTATGTTAAAAAGTGGTGATGAGGTAAAGAAAAACCAAATTTTAGGCTATATTACAGACGAATTTGGAAACAGAAAAAAAGAAATTATTTCCGAAACAGATGGAGTTATTTTGTACAAAGTCGGTACGCCACCCGTAAACAAAGGTGAAACTCTTTTCTGCATCGGATATTTTAATTAG
- a CDS encoding glycoside hydrolase family 13 protein, with amino-acid sequence MKKIYTIAALSAAALAFSQKPLDRVEPAFWWKGMKNPEVQLLIYGKDIAKNEIEISDGIKAKDIQKVENSNYVFVTLNTNEINVSKFKINVKNGKKNVGSYTYELKERNPNSANRNSFTSKDLMYLIMPDRFANGDEKNDSQPNLTEKANRSLPNGRHGGDLRGIINNLDYLQNLGATAIWLTPVNEDNEKVYSYHGYAQTDLYKIDGRYGTNEEYKELSQKLNKRNMMLVMDYVTNHWGISHWLIKDLPTKDWIHWFDDGDKGFKRSNYKITSQFDPNASDADKKVALDGWFDTSMPDINQSNPLVLKYLTQNAIWWIEYAELGGFRVDTYPYNDKEAMAKWAKAITDEYPKFNIVGETWLSTAGHISAWQKDSKTGEAANYNSNLPSVMDFPLYDELPKAIKEKEGWNNGMNRLYNSFTNDFLYPDINNLLVFFENHDTERWNEMFNNDPKAYKLAMTVISTVRGIPQIYYGTEIGMRGDKNKGGDADIRRDFPGGWKSDQQNAFNVASQTAEQKEFHDFTQKLLTWRKGKDVIHTGKTKNFVPQNDVFVYFRYNEKETVMVVVNNNDKEAVLDLKRFSEAIKSSTKGKDIISQKDISLQNKLSIPAKTSMIIELK; translated from the coding sequence ATGAAAAAAATATATACAATCGCAGCATTATCTGCAGCTGCACTGGCGTTTTCGCAAAAACCTTTAGACAGAGTAGAGCCCGCATTTTGGTGGAAAGGAATGAAAAATCCTGAAGTTCAGCTCCTCATTTACGGAAAAGACATTGCCAAAAATGAAATTGAAATTTCAGACGGGATCAAAGCAAAAGATATTCAGAAAGTAGAAAATTCAAACTACGTTTTTGTGACTTTGAATACGAATGAAATCAATGTTTCAAAATTTAAAATCAACGTTAAAAACGGAAAGAAAAATGTAGGTTCTTACACGTACGAACTGAAAGAGAGAAATCCGAACTCGGCCAACAGAAATTCTTTTACTTCAAAGGATTTAATGTATCTCATCATGCCTGACCGTTTTGCCAACGGCGATGAAAAAAACGACTCACAACCCAACCTTACAGAAAAGGCCAACCGAAGTCTTCCCAACGGCCGTCACGGCGGAGATCTGCGGGGAATCATCAACAATCTCGACTATCTTCAAAACCTCGGAGCAACCGCCATCTGGCTGACTCCTGTAAATGAGGATAATGAAAAAGTTTACTCTTACCACGGTTACGCGCAGACCGATTTGTATAAAATTGATGGTAGATACGGAACCAACGAAGAATACAAAGAACTTTCCCAAAAACTCAATAAAAGAAATATGATGCTGGTGATGGATTACGTAACCAATCACTGGGGAATTTCGCACTGGCTCATCAAAGATCTGCCCACAAAAGACTGGATCCACTGGTTTGATGATGGTGATAAGGGTTTCAAGCGTTCGAATTACAAAATTACGTCTCAGTTTGATCCCAATGCTTCCGATGCGGACAAAAAAGTAGCACTGGACGGTTGGTTTGATACTTCCATGCCCGATATTAATCAGAGCAATCCTTTGGTTTTGAAATATTTAACCCAAAATGCGATCTGGTGGATCGAATACGCTGAACTGGGCGGTTTCCGTGTTGATACTTATCCTTACAATGACAAGGAAGCGATGGCGAAATGGGCAAAAGCCATTACCGACGAATATCCGAAATTTAATATCGTCGGAGAAACATGGTTGAGCACTGCAGGACATATTTCTGCGTGGCAGAAAGATTCCAAAACTGGAGAAGCCGCAAATTACAATTCAAATTTGCCATCCGTTATGGATTTCCCTTTGTACGACGAACTTCCGAAAGCCATTAAAGAAAAAGAAGGCTGGAATAACGGGATGAACAGACTCTACAACAGCTTTACCAATGATTTCCTCTATCCTGACATCAACAATCTTCTCGTCTTTTTCGAAAATCACGACACTGAGAGATGGAATGAAATGTTTAATAATGACCCAAAGGCTTATAAATTGGCGATGACGGTCATCTCAACCGTCCGTGGAATTCCTCAAATCTACTACGGAACTGAAATCGGAATGCGTGGCGACAAGAATAAAGGTGGCGATGCAGATATCCGAAGAGATTTTCCGGGCGGCTGGAAATCTGATCAGCAAAATGCTTTCAATGTAGCTTCGCAAACTGCTGAACAGAAGGAGTTTCATGACTTTACACAGAAATTATTGACGTGGCGAAAAGGAAAAGATGTGATCCATACCGGAAAAACTAAAAATTTCGTTCCTCAGAATGATGTTTTTGTGTATTTTAGATACAACGAAAAAGAAACAGTGATGGTTGTGGTGAATAACAATGATAAGGAAGCAGTTTTAGATTTAAAACGATTTTCAGAGGCAATAAAATCTTCCACAAAAGGAAAAGATATTATTTCTCAAAAAGATATTTCGCTTCAAAACAAACTTTCCATTCCTGCGAAAACATCGATGATTATTGAATTAAAGTAA
- a CDS encoding nuclear transport factor 2 family protein: MKKTTIILTVFLFVLSFTTVSAQAKFEKEQTEIATMLDAFNVAAAKADYKTYFDFYADESTFIGTDATEVWEKKQFMVWAKPYFDKKSTWNFKSLKRNIHFTKDGKMAWFDELLDTQMKICRGSGVVEKIGGQWKVKQYVLSVTVPNEVVDKVVEIKTPIEDAMIQKLKN; the protein is encoded by the coding sequence ATGAAGAAAACAACAATAATTTTAACAGTTTTCCTGTTTGTCCTGAGTTTCACAACCGTTTCGGCACAGGCAAAATTTGAAAAAGAACAAACCGAAATCGCCACAATGCTCGATGCATTCAATGTCGCTGCAGCAAAAGCAGATTACAAAACATACTTCGACTTCTATGCCGATGAATCTACCTTTATCGGAACCGATGCAACCGAGGTTTGGGAAAAAAAGCAATTTATGGTTTGGGCAAAACCGTACTTCGACAAAAAATCAACATGGAATTTTAAATCTTTAAAAAGAAACATCCATTTCACAAAAGATGGAAAAATGGCTTGGTTTGATGAATTACTGGATACCCAAATGAAAATCTGCCGCGGCTCCGGAGTTGTAGAAAAAATTGGAGGTCAATGGAAAGTGAAGCAATATGTTTTATCAGTCACAGTTCCAAATGAGGTTGTAGATAAAGTCGTTGAGATCAAAACTCCGATTGAAGATGCTATGATTCAAAAATTAAAAAACTAG
- a CDS encoding MFS transporter, whose translation MTKKIKPNLSMAQIINMSMGFLGIQMAFGLQNGNASRILGNFGADVHQLSWFWLVAPVTGLIVQPIIGHMGDNTWGILGRRKPYFLIGAILCAIGLVLLPNAASATQMMAANVLLLAVIFLAMMDASINVAMEPFRALVGDMLPKHQGTLGFSVQTILIGIGAVIGSYLPDWLNKLGISNVAPEGFVADNVIYAFYFGAGILLLTIVYTIATTKEYSPKEFAEFEGQSEVVEQSSKMTDIFSDFAKIPTLMKKLGIVQFFSWFALFTMWVFTTSALATHHFGLSPDDTHSKAFNNAGDLTGSLFGMYNLWAIPFAFLLTPIAKWIGKKQTHALALLCGGLGLISMYFIKDTSLLWISMIGLGFAWASILAMPYAMLIDAIPQRKMGVFMGIFNFFIVIPQIINGIFGGPIVKGAFGNYAMGYVMVGGICMILAAVLTMIFIKTDDSNPQEIEEEIQQARF comes from the coding sequence ATGACAAAAAAGATAAAACCGAATCTCTCAATGGCTCAAATCATCAACATGAGCATGGGATTTCTCGGAATACAGATGGCTTTCGGGCTTCAAAACGGGAATGCCAGCCGAATTCTCGGGAACTTTGGAGCAGACGTTCATCAGCTTTCTTGGTTCTGGCTGGTGGCACCGGTTACAGGTCTGATCGTGCAGCCGATTATCGGTCACATGGGCGACAATACATGGGGAATTTTAGGGCGACGAAAACCGTATTTTCTTATTGGTGCGATTTTGTGTGCAATTGGTTTGGTTTTACTTCCCAATGCAGCTTCTGCAACCCAAATGATGGCGGCCAATGTTTTACTTTTGGCAGTTATTTTTCTGGCCATGATGGATGCATCCATCAATGTTGCGATGGAACCGTTCCGTGCGTTGGTGGGAGATATGCTTCCGAAACATCAGGGAACTTTGGGATTTTCTGTACAGACTATTTTAATCGGAATTGGTGCGGTAATCGGTTCTTATCTGCCGGACTGGCTGAATAAATTAGGGATCTCAAATGTTGCTCCCGAAGGTTTTGTGGCCGATAATGTGATCTACGCATTTTATTTCGGTGCCGGAATACTTTTGCTTACAATAGTTTACACAATTGCTACTACTAAAGAATATTCGCCAAAAGAATTTGCTGAGTTTGAAGGGCAAAGTGAAGTGGTAGAACAATCTTCAAAAATGACTGATATTTTCAGTGATTTTGCAAAAATTCCAACGCTGATGAAAAAACTGGGAATTGTTCAGTTTTTCTCATGGTTTGCCCTTTTTACCATGTGGGTTTTTACTACGAGTGCTTTAGCAACACATCATTTCGGGCTTTCTCCGGATGATACGCATTCAAAAGCATTCAACAATGCAGGAGATTTAACTGGCAGTTTGTTTGGAATGTACAATCTTTGGGCAATTCCATTCGCATTCCTGTTAACACCGATTGCAAAATGGATCGGTAAAAAGCAAACTCATGCTTTGGCTCTTCTCTGCGGTGGATTGGGTTTGATTTCAATGTATTTCATCAAAGACACATCGCTTCTTTGGATTTCAATGATCGGGCTAGGTTTTGCGTGGGCAAGTATTTTAGCAATGCCTTATGCCATGTTGATCGACGCAATTCCACAAAGAAAAATGGGTGTTTTTATGGGTATTTTTAATTTCTTCATCGTTATTCCTCAAATCATCAACGGTATATTTGGCGGCCCAATCGTAAAAGGCGCATTCGGAAACTACGCAATGGGCTACGTCATGGTTGGTGGAATCTGTATGATTCTGGCAGCAGTTCTTACAATGATTTTCATTAAAACAGATGATTCAAATCCTCAGGAAATTGAAGAAGAAATTCAGCAGGCGCGTTTTTAA
- a CDS encoding pirin family protein, with protein MKTVYHKADSRGHANHGWLNSYHTFSFAGYQNRDRQNFGVLRVLNDDTVSQGMGFGTHPHKNMEIISIPLEGNLEHKDSMGTTAVIKKGEIQVMSAGTGVMHSEYNQNKDEAVKFLQIWVFPREENVEPRYDQKSIKDGEKINGFQQILSPNKNDDGVWIHQDAWFNLANFTKGNGKNYTINKKGNGVYAFVLKGSAKVGDRVLNERDGLGIWDTQSFNIEAVEDTEILLMEVPMDLPEYLK; from the coding sequence ATGAAAACAGTATATCACAAAGCAGATTCAAGAGGGCACGCCAATCACGGTTGGTTAAATTCCTACCACACCTTCAGTTTTGCAGGTTATCAAAACAGAGACAGACAAAATTTTGGAGTGTTGAGAGTTTTAAATGACGACACCGTTTCTCAGGGAATGGGTTTCGGAACGCATCCACACAAAAACATGGAAATTATTTCAATTCCATTGGAAGGAAACTTGGAGCACAAAGATTCTATGGGAACGACTGCGGTTATTAAAAAAGGAGAAATTCAGGTGATGAGCGCCGGAACCGGTGTAATGCACAGCGAATACAATCAGAATAAAGATGAAGCCGTAAAATTCTTACAAATCTGGGTTTTTCCGAGGGAAGAAAATGTAGAACCAAGATACGACCAGAAAAGCATCAAGGACGGCGAAAAAATTAATGGTTTCCAGCAGATTTTATCACCCAATAAAAATGACGATGGTGTTTGGATTCATCAGGATGCGTGGTTCAATTTGGCGAATTTCACGAAAGGAAATGGTAAAAACTACACCATCAACAAAAAAGGAAACGGGGTTTACGCATTTGTTTTAAAAGGAAGTGCTAAAGTTGGGGACAGAGTTTTAAATGAAAGAGACGGCTTAGGAATCTGGGATACTCAAAGTTTCAACATTGAAGCAGTAGAGGACACAGAAATCCTTTTAATGGAAGTTCCCATGGATTTACCGGAATATTTAAAATAA
- a CDS encoding NADPH-dependent FMN reductase, translating to MKILAIAGSNSDTSINRQLVTYATTLFDNAEIEIVDMNDFEMPIYKHQLETESGVPQAAVDFASKIDGADLLLVSLSEHNGTYSTAFKNVFDWTSRIKGRKVWNDIPMLLMATATGPRGGLGVLEAASKRFPLHAGNVVDTFTLPHFNDNFDKENQKISNEEKDSELKEKIAKISAVEIILEK from the coding sequence ATGAAAATCCTAGCCATTGCAGGAAGCAATTCCGACACATCAATCAACAGACAACTCGTAACTTACGCTACAACTTTATTCGACAACGCAGAAATTGAAATCGTAGACATGAACGACTTCGAAATGCCCATCTATAAACACCAGCTCGAAACAGAAAGCGGAGTTCCTCAGGCAGCAGTTGATTTCGCTTCAAAAATTGACGGCGCAGATTTGCTTTTAGTTTCTTTATCAGAGCACAACGGAACGTATTCAACAGCATTCAAAAATGTGTTCGACTGGACGTCAAGAATCAAAGGCAGAAAAGTATGGAACGATATTCCGATGCTTTTAATGGCTACGGCAACCGGACCAAGAGGTGGTTTAGGCGTATTGGAAGCAGCTTCAAAGAGATTTCCATTACACGCAGGAAATGTGGTTGATACATTCACATTGCCGCACTTTAATGATAACTTTGATAAAGAAAATCAGAAAATATCTAACGAAGAGAAAGACAGTGAGTTAAAAGAAAAAATAGCAAAGATTTCTGCTGTTGAAATAATCTTGGAAAAATAG
- the purM gene encoding phosphoribosylformylglycinamidine cyclo-ligase, whose protein sequence is MSNTYKSAGVDKEEGYKTVDKIKKAVGETHNSNVLNHLGSFGAFYEIGGYKNPVLVSGTDGVGTKLKVALDSKRYDSIGVDCFAMCANDILCHGAKPLFFLDYLACGKLDSEIAAEIVLGMVKACKDNNCALIGGETAEMPGMYQPGDYDVAGFCVGIVEKDQIIDGSKIKTGDKIIALPSSGFHSNGFSLVRKIFPNFEEEFEGKPLFETLLVPTRLYYKDIHKVIEEIEVAGIAHITGGGLYENIPRIIGDGLCASIDASKIQIPSVMLELEKRGNIAREEMFGTFNMGVGMIVVVDPDHAEKVLHLLDDAYEIGEITEGAEKIDLKF, encoded by the coding sequence ATGAGCAACACATACAAATCTGCAGGAGTAGACAAAGAAGAAGGTTACAAAACCGTTGATAAAATCAAAAAAGCGGTGGGCGAAACACACAATTCCAATGTATTGAATCATTTGGGAAGCTTCGGTGCTTTTTACGAAATCGGAGGTTATAAAAACCCTGTTTTGGTTTCAGGAACTGATGGAGTAGGAACGAAACTGAAAGTCGCTTTAGACTCAAAAAGATACGATTCTATCGGCGTAGACTGTTTCGCAATGTGTGCCAACGACATCCTTTGCCACGGTGCGAAGCCTTTGTTTTTCCTCGATTATTTAGCTTGCGGAAAACTGGATTCTGAAATCGCTGCAGAAATCGTTTTAGGGATGGTAAAAGCCTGTAAAGACAACAACTGCGCATTAATCGGTGGTGAAACTGCCGAAATGCCGGGAATGTATCAGCCTGGTGATTATGATGTTGCAGGATTCTGCGTAGGAATCGTTGAAAAAGACCAGATTATTGACGGTTCAAAAATCAAAACAGGAGATAAAATCATTGCTTTGCCAAGTTCAGGATTCCATTCAAATGGGTTCTCTTTGGTAAGAAAGATATTCCCGAATTTCGAAGAAGAATTTGAAGGAAAACCTTTGTTTGAAACACTTTTGGTCCCTACAAGATTGTATTATAAAGACATTCACAAAGTAATTGAAGAAATAGAAGTTGCCGGAATTGCCCACATCACAGGTGGCGGTTTGTACGAAAATATTCCAAGAATTATCGGTGACGGACTTTGTGCTTCCATCGATGCTTCAAAAATTCAGATTCCAAGTGTCATGCTGGAGCTTGAAAAAAGAGGAAACATCGCCCGTGAAGAAATGTTCGGAACCTTCAACATGGGTGTCGGGATGATCGTTGTCGTTGATCCTGATCACGCCGAAAAAGTGCTTCATCTTCTAGATGACGCTTACGAGATCGGAGAAATCACGGAAGGAGCAGAAAAGATTGATTTGAAATTTTAG